A genome region from Macaca nemestrina isolate mMacNem1 chromosome 20, mMacNem.hap1, whole genome shotgun sequence includes the following:
- the LOC105496980 gene encoding leukocyte immunoglobulin-like receptor subfamily A member 1 isoform X1 yields MTAMHRGLNHPQSRAVGGDAMTPILMVLICLGLSLGPRTHVQAGTLPKPTLWAEPESVISEGSPVTLRCQGSLQVQEYRLYREKKPASWVRWIRQELVKKGYFAIGFITSEHAGRYRCQYYSHSWWSEPSDPLELVVTGAYSKPTLSALPSPVVTSGGSVTLQCDSQLAFDGFILYQEGDEHPQRLNSQPRTHGSSRAVFSVGPVSPSRRWSYRCYGYDSRSPYVWSLPSDLLELLVPGVSKKPSLSVQPGPVVAPGEKLILQCGSDVGYDRFALYKEGERDFLQRPGQQPQAGLSQANFLLGPVRRSHGGQYRCSGAHNLSSEWSAPSDPLDILISGQIRGTPFLSVQPSPKVVSGENVTLLCQSSWQFHAFLLTQAGAADAHLHLRSMHKYPKYQAEFPMSPVTSAHAGTYRCYGSRSSNPYLLSVPSDPLELVVSGAAETFSPPQTKSDSKAGAADTLGLSQNNSDPNTASHSQDYTVENLIRMGMAGLILVVLGILLFKPQYSHRSLQDAARR; encoded by the exons ATGACTGCCATG CACCGGGGGCTCAACCATCCGCAGAGCAGGGCAGTGGGAGGAGACGCCATGACCCCCATCCTCATGGTCCTGATCTGTCTCG GGCTGAGTCTGGGCCCCAGGACCCACGTGCAGGCAG GGACCCTTCCCAAGCCCACTCTCTGGGCTGAGCCAGAGTCTGTGATCAGCGAGGGGAGTCCTGTGACCCTCAGGTGTCAGGGGAGCCTTCAGGTTCAGGAGTATCGtctatatagagaaaaaaaaccaGCATCCTGGGTTAGATGGATACGACAAGAGCTTGTCAAGAAGGGCTATTTCGCCATTGGATTCATCACCTCGGAACACGCGGGGCGGTATCGCTGTCAGTATTACAGCCACAGTTGGTGGTCAGAGCCCAGTGACCCCCTGGAGCTGGTGGTGACAG GAGCCTACAGCAAACCCACCCTCtcagccctgcccagccctgtgGTGACGTCAGGAGGAAGCGTGACCCTCCAGTGTGACTCACAGCTGGCATTTGACGGCTTCATTCTGTATCAGGAAGGAGATGAACACCCACAACGCCTGAACTCTCAGCCCCGTACCCATGGGTCATCCCGGGCTGTCTTCTCCGTGGGCCCCGTGAGCCCGAGTCGCAGGTGGTCGTACCGGTGCTATGGTTATGACTCACGCTCTCCCTATGTGTGGTCTTTACCCAGTGATCTCCTGGAGCTCCTGGTCCCAG GTGTTTCTAAGAAGCCGTCACTGTCAGTGCAGCCGGGTCCTGTCGtggcccctggggagaagctgaTCCTCCAGTGTGGCTCTGATGTCGGCTACGACAGATTTGCTCTGTACAAGGAGGGGGAACGTGACTTCCTCCAGCGTCCTGGCCAGCAGCCCCAGGCTGGGCTCTCCCAGGCCAACTTCCTCCTGGGCCCTGTGAGGCGCTCCCACGGGGGCCAGTACAGATGCTCCGGTGCACACAACCTCTCCTCCGAGTGGTCGGCCCCCAGTGACCCCCTGGACATCCTGATCTCAG GACAGATCCGTGGCACACCCTTCCTGTCAGTGCAGCCGAGCCCCAAGGTGGTCTCAGGAGAGAACGTGACCCTGCTCTGTCAGTCCTCGTGGCAGTTCCACGCTTTCCTTCTGACCCAGGCGGGAGCAGCTGATGCCCACCTCCATCTAAGATCAATGCACAAATATCCCAAGTACCAGGCTGAATTTCCCATGAGTCCTGTGACCTCAGCCCACGCGGGGACCTACAGGTGCTACGGCTCACGCAGCTCCAACCCCTACCTGCTGTCTGTCCCCAGTGACCCCCTGGAGCTCGTGGTCTCAG GAGCAGCTGAGACCTTCAGCCCACCACAAACCAAGTCCGACTCCAaggctg GAGCAGCTGACACCCTCGGCCTGTCACAAAACAATTCAGACCCCAACACTG CCTCACACTCCCAGGATTACACAGTGGAGAATCTCATCCGCATGGGCATGGCTGGCTTAATCCTGGTGGTCCTCGGAATTCTGCTATTTAAGCCTCAGTACAGCCACAGAAGCCTCCAAGATGCAGCCAGGAGGTga
- the LOC105496980 gene encoding leukocyte immunoglobulin-like receptor subfamily A member 1 isoform X3 — protein sequence MTPILMVLICLGLSLGPRTHVQAGTLPKPTLWAEPESVISEGSPVTLRCQGSLQVQEYRLYREKKPASWVRWIRQELVKKGYFAIGFITSEHAGRYRCQYYSHSWWSEPSDPLELVVTGAYSKPTLSALPSPVVTSGGSVTLQCDSQLAFDGFILYQEGDEHPQRLNSQPRTHGSSRAVFSVGPVSPSRRWSYRCYGYDSRSPYVWSLPSDLLELLVPGVSKKPSLSVQPGPVVAPGEKLILQCGSDVGYDRFALYKEGERDFLQRPGQQPQAGLSQANFLLGPVRRSHGGQYRCSGAHNLSSEWSAPSDPLDILISGQIRGTPFLSVQPSPKVVSGENVTLLCQSSWQFHAFLLTQAGAADAHLHLRSMHKYPKYQAEFPMSPVTSAHAGTYRCYGSRSSNPYLLSVPSDPLELVVSGAAETFSPPQTKSDSKAGAADTLGLSQNNSDPNTASHSQDYTVENLIRMGMAGLILVVLGILLFKPQYSHRSLQDAARR from the exons ATGACCCCCATCCTCATGGTCCTGATCTGTCTCG GGCTGAGTCTGGGCCCCAGGACCCACGTGCAGGCAG GGACCCTTCCCAAGCCCACTCTCTGGGCTGAGCCAGAGTCTGTGATCAGCGAGGGGAGTCCTGTGACCCTCAGGTGTCAGGGGAGCCTTCAGGTTCAGGAGTATCGtctatatagagaaaaaaaaccaGCATCCTGGGTTAGATGGATACGACAAGAGCTTGTCAAGAAGGGCTATTTCGCCATTGGATTCATCACCTCGGAACACGCGGGGCGGTATCGCTGTCAGTATTACAGCCACAGTTGGTGGTCAGAGCCCAGTGACCCCCTGGAGCTGGTGGTGACAG GAGCCTACAGCAAACCCACCCTCtcagccctgcccagccctgtgGTGACGTCAGGAGGAAGCGTGACCCTCCAGTGTGACTCACAGCTGGCATTTGACGGCTTCATTCTGTATCAGGAAGGAGATGAACACCCACAACGCCTGAACTCTCAGCCCCGTACCCATGGGTCATCCCGGGCTGTCTTCTCCGTGGGCCCCGTGAGCCCGAGTCGCAGGTGGTCGTACCGGTGCTATGGTTATGACTCACGCTCTCCCTATGTGTGGTCTTTACCCAGTGATCTCCTGGAGCTCCTGGTCCCAG GTGTTTCTAAGAAGCCGTCACTGTCAGTGCAGCCGGGTCCTGTCGtggcccctggggagaagctgaTCCTCCAGTGTGGCTCTGATGTCGGCTACGACAGATTTGCTCTGTACAAGGAGGGGGAACGTGACTTCCTCCAGCGTCCTGGCCAGCAGCCCCAGGCTGGGCTCTCCCAGGCCAACTTCCTCCTGGGCCCTGTGAGGCGCTCCCACGGGGGCCAGTACAGATGCTCCGGTGCACACAACCTCTCCTCCGAGTGGTCGGCCCCCAGTGACCCCCTGGACATCCTGATCTCAG GACAGATCCGTGGCACACCCTTCCTGTCAGTGCAGCCGAGCCCCAAGGTGGTCTCAGGAGAGAACGTGACCCTGCTCTGTCAGTCCTCGTGGCAGTTCCACGCTTTCCTTCTGACCCAGGCGGGAGCAGCTGATGCCCACCTCCATCTAAGATCAATGCACAAATATCCCAAGTACCAGGCTGAATTTCCCATGAGTCCTGTGACCTCAGCCCACGCGGGGACCTACAGGTGCTACGGCTCACGCAGCTCCAACCCCTACCTGCTGTCTGTCCCCAGTGACCCCCTGGAGCTCGTGGTCTCAG GAGCAGCTGAGACCTTCAGCCCACCACAAACCAAGTCCGACTCCAaggctg GAGCAGCTGACACCCTCGGCCTGTCACAAAACAATTCAGACCCCAACACTG CCTCACACTCCCAGGATTACACAGTGGAGAATCTCATCCGCATGGGCATGGCTGGCTTAATCCTGGTGGTCCTCGGAATTCTGCTATTTAAGCCTCAGTACAGCCACAGAAGCCTCCAAGATGCAGCCAGGAGGTga
- the LOC105496980 gene encoding leukocyte immunoglobulin-like receptor subfamily A member 3 isoform X4: MTAMHRGLNHPQSRAVGGDAMTPILMVLICLGLSLGPRTHVQAGTLPKPTLWAEPESVISEGSPVTLRCQGSLQVQEYRLYREKKPASWVRWIRQELVKKGYFAIGFITSEHAGRYRCQYYSHSWWSEPSDPLELVVTGAYSKPTLSALPSPVVTSGGSVTLQCDSQLAFDGFILYQEGDEHPQRLNSQPRTHGSSRAVFSVGPVSPSRRWSYRCYGYDSRSPYVWSLPSDLLELLVPGVSKKPSLSVQPGPVVAPGEKLILQCGSDVGYDRFALYKEGERDFLQRPGQQPQAGLSQANFLLGPVRRSHGGQYRCSGAHNLSSEWSAPSDPLDILISGQIRGTPFLSVQPSPKVVSGENVTLLCQSSWQFHAFLLTQAGAADAHLHLRSMHKYPKYQAEFPMSPVTSAHAGTYRCYGSRSSNPYLLSVPSDPLELVVSGAAETFSPPQTKSDSKADSELPECRKMPSPKASGATSGFVGHRKSEIIQ; encoded by the exons ATGACTGCCATG CACCGGGGGCTCAACCATCCGCAGAGCAGGGCAGTGGGAGGAGACGCCATGACCCCCATCCTCATGGTCCTGATCTGTCTCG GGCTGAGTCTGGGCCCCAGGACCCACGTGCAGGCAG GGACCCTTCCCAAGCCCACTCTCTGGGCTGAGCCAGAGTCTGTGATCAGCGAGGGGAGTCCTGTGACCCTCAGGTGTCAGGGGAGCCTTCAGGTTCAGGAGTATCGtctatatagagaaaaaaaaccaGCATCCTGGGTTAGATGGATACGACAAGAGCTTGTCAAGAAGGGCTATTTCGCCATTGGATTCATCACCTCGGAACACGCGGGGCGGTATCGCTGTCAGTATTACAGCCACAGTTGGTGGTCAGAGCCCAGTGACCCCCTGGAGCTGGTGGTGACAG GAGCCTACAGCAAACCCACCCTCtcagccctgcccagccctgtgGTGACGTCAGGAGGAAGCGTGACCCTCCAGTGTGACTCACAGCTGGCATTTGACGGCTTCATTCTGTATCAGGAAGGAGATGAACACCCACAACGCCTGAACTCTCAGCCCCGTACCCATGGGTCATCCCGGGCTGTCTTCTCCGTGGGCCCCGTGAGCCCGAGTCGCAGGTGGTCGTACCGGTGCTATGGTTATGACTCACGCTCTCCCTATGTGTGGTCTTTACCCAGTGATCTCCTGGAGCTCCTGGTCCCAG GTGTTTCTAAGAAGCCGTCACTGTCAGTGCAGCCGGGTCCTGTCGtggcccctggggagaagctgaTCCTCCAGTGTGGCTCTGATGTCGGCTACGACAGATTTGCTCTGTACAAGGAGGGGGAACGTGACTTCCTCCAGCGTCCTGGCCAGCAGCCCCAGGCTGGGCTCTCCCAGGCCAACTTCCTCCTGGGCCCTGTGAGGCGCTCCCACGGGGGCCAGTACAGATGCTCCGGTGCACACAACCTCTCCTCCGAGTGGTCGGCCCCCAGTGACCCCCTGGACATCCTGATCTCAG GACAGATCCGTGGCACACCCTTCCTGTCAGTGCAGCCGAGCCCCAAGGTGGTCTCAGGAGAGAACGTGACCCTGCTCTGTCAGTCCTCGTGGCAGTTCCACGCTTTCCTTCTGACCCAGGCGGGAGCAGCTGATGCCCACCTCCATCTAAGATCAATGCACAAATATCCCAAGTACCAGGCTGAATTTCCCATGAGTCCTGTGACCTCAGCCCACGCGGGGACCTACAGGTGCTACGGCTCACGCAGCTCCAACCCCTACCTGCTGTCTGTCCCCAGTGACCCCCTGGAGCTCGTGGTCTCAG GAGCAGCTGAGACCTTCAGCCCACCACAAACCAAGTCCGACTCCAaggctg ATTCTGAGCTCCCAGAGTGCAGGAAAATGCCCTCCCCAAAGGCCTCAGGAGCAACGTCTGGATTTGTAGGACACAGGAAGTCTGAAATAATTCAATAA
- the LOC105496980 gene encoding leukocyte immunoglobulin-like receptor subfamily A member 3 isoform X5: protein MTAMHRGLNHPQSRAVGGDAMTPILMVLICLGLSLGPRTHVQAGTLPKPTLWAEPESVISEGSPVTLRCQGSLQVQEYRLYREKKPASWVRWIRQELVKKGYFAIGFITSEHAGRYRCQYYSHSWWSEPSDPLELVVTGAYSKPTLSALPSPVVTSGGSVTLQCDSQLAFDGFILYQEGDEHPQRLNSQPRTHGSSRAVFSVGPVSPSRRWSYRCYGYDSRSPYVWSLPSDLLELLVPGVSKKPSLSVQPGPVVAPGEKLILQCGSDVGYDRFALYKEGERDFLQRPGQQPQAGLSQANFLLGPVRRSHGGQYRCSGAHNLSSEWSAPSDPLDILISGQIRGTPFLSVQPSPKVVSGENVTLLCQSSWQFHAFLLTQAGAADAHLHLRSMHKYPKYQAEFPMSPVTSAHAGTYRCYGSRSSNPYLLSVPSDPLELVVSDSELPECRKMPSPKASGATSGFVGHRKSEIIQ from the exons ATGACTGCCATG CACCGGGGGCTCAACCATCCGCAGAGCAGGGCAGTGGGAGGAGACGCCATGACCCCCATCCTCATGGTCCTGATCTGTCTCG GGCTGAGTCTGGGCCCCAGGACCCACGTGCAGGCAG GGACCCTTCCCAAGCCCACTCTCTGGGCTGAGCCAGAGTCTGTGATCAGCGAGGGGAGTCCTGTGACCCTCAGGTGTCAGGGGAGCCTTCAGGTTCAGGAGTATCGtctatatagagaaaaaaaaccaGCATCCTGGGTTAGATGGATACGACAAGAGCTTGTCAAGAAGGGCTATTTCGCCATTGGATTCATCACCTCGGAACACGCGGGGCGGTATCGCTGTCAGTATTACAGCCACAGTTGGTGGTCAGAGCCCAGTGACCCCCTGGAGCTGGTGGTGACAG GAGCCTACAGCAAACCCACCCTCtcagccctgcccagccctgtgGTGACGTCAGGAGGAAGCGTGACCCTCCAGTGTGACTCACAGCTGGCATTTGACGGCTTCATTCTGTATCAGGAAGGAGATGAACACCCACAACGCCTGAACTCTCAGCCCCGTACCCATGGGTCATCCCGGGCTGTCTTCTCCGTGGGCCCCGTGAGCCCGAGTCGCAGGTGGTCGTACCGGTGCTATGGTTATGACTCACGCTCTCCCTATGTGTGGTCTTTACCCAGTGATCTCCTGGAGCTCCTGGTCCCAG GTGTTTCTAAGAAGCCGTCACTGTCAGTGCAGCCGGGTCCTGTCGtggcccctggggagaagctgaTCCTCCAGTGTGGCTCTGATGTCGGCTACGACAGATTTGCTCTGTACAAGGAGGGGGAACGTGACTTCCTCCAGCGTCCTGGCCAGCAGCCCCAGGCTGGGCTCTCCCAGGCCAACTTCCTCCTGGGCCCTGTGAGGCGCTCCCACGGGGGCCAGTACAGATGCTCCGGTGCACACAACCTCTCCTCCGAGTGGTCGGCCCCCAGTGACCCCCTGGACATCCTGATCTCAG GACAGATCCGTGGCACACCCTTCCTGTCAGTGCAGCCGAGCCCCAAGGTGGTCTCAGGAGAGAACGTGACCCTGCTCTGTCAGTCCTCGTGGCAGTTCCACGCTTTCCTTCTGACCCAGGCGGGAGCAGCTGATGCCCACCTCCATCTAAGATCAATGCACAAATATCCCAAGTACCAGGCTGAATTTCCCATGAGTCCTGTGACCTCAGCCCACGCGGGGACCTACAGGTGCTACGGCTCACGCAGCTCCAACCCCTACCTGCTGTCTGTCCCCAGTGACCCCCTGGAGCTCGTGGTCTCAG ATTCTGAGCTCCCAGAGTGCAGGAAAATGCCCTCCCCAAAGGCCTCAGGAGCAACGTCTGGATTTGTAGGACACAGGAAGTCTGAAATAATTCAATAA
- the LOC105496980 gene encoding leukocyte immunoglobulin-like receptor subfamily A member 1 isoform X6 translates to MTAMHRGLNHPQSRAVGGDAMTPILMVLICLGLSLGPRTHVQAGAYSKPTLSALPSPVVTSGGSVTLQCDSQLAFDGFILYQEGDEHPQRLNSQPRTHGSSRAVFSVGPVSPSRRWSYRCYGYDSRSPYVWSLPSDLLELLVPGVSKKPSLSVQPGPVVAPGEKLILQCGSDVGYDRFALYKEGERDFLQRPGQQPQAGLSQANFLLGPVRRSHGGQYRCSGAHNLSSEWSAPSDPLDILISGQIRGTPFLSVQPSPKVVSGENVTLLCQSSWQFHAFLLTQAGAADAHLHLRSMHKYPKYQAEFPMSPVTSAHAGTYRCYGSRSSNPYLLSVPSDPLELVVSGAAETFSPPQTKSDSKAGAADTLGLSQNNSDPNTASHSQDYTVENLIRMGMAGLILVVLGILLFKPQYSHRSLQDAARR, encoded by the exons ATGACTGCCATG CACCGGGGGCTCAACCATCCGCAGAGCAGGGCAGTGGGAGGAGACGCCATGACCCCCATCCTCATGGTCCTGATCTGTCTCG GGCTGAGTCTGGGCCCCAGGACCCACGTGCAGGCAG GAGCCTACAGCAAACCCACCCTCtcagccctgcccagccctgtgGTGACGTCAGGAGGAAGCGTGACCCTCCAGTGTGACTCACAGCTGGCATTTGACGGCTTCATTCTGTATCAGGAAGGAGATGAACACCCACAACGCCTGAACTCTCAGCCCCGTACCCATGGGTCATCCCGGGCTGTCTTCTCCGTGGGCCCCGTGAGCCCGAGTCGCAGGTGGTCGTACCGGTGCTATGGTTATGACTCACGCTCTCCCTATGTGTGGTCTTTACCCAGTGATCTCCTGGAGCTCCTGGTCCCAG GTGTTTCTAAGAAGCCGTCACTGTCAGTGCAGCCGGGTCCTGTCGtggcccctggggagaagctgaTCCTCCAGTGTGGCTCTGATGTCGGCTACGACAGATTTGCTCTGTACAAGGAGGGGGAACGTGACTTCCTCCAGCGTCCTGGCCAGCAGCCCCAGGCTGGGCTCTCCCAGGCCAACTTCCTCCTGGGCCCTGTGAGGCGCTCCCACGGGGGCCAGTACAGATGCTCCGGTGCACACAACCTCTCCTCCGAGTGGTCGGCCCCCAGTGACCCCCTGGACATCCTGATCTCAG GACAGATCCGTGGCACACCCTTCCTGTCAGTGCAGCCGAGCCCCAAGGTGGTCTCAGGAGAGAACGTGACCCTGCTCTGTCAGTCCTCGTGGCAGTTCCACGCTTTCCTTCTGACCCAGGCGGGAGCAGCTGATGCCCACCTCCATCTAAGATCAATGCACAAATATCCCAAGTACCAGGCTGAATTTCCCATGAGTCCTGTGACCTCAGCCCACGCGGGGACCTACAGGTGCTACGGCTCACGCAGCTCCAACCCCTACCTGCTGTCTGTCCCCAGTGACCCCCTGGAGCTCGTGGTCTCAG GAGCAGCTGAGACCTTCAGCCCACCACAAACCAAGTCCGACTCCAaggctg GAGCAGCTGACACCCTCGGCCTGTCACAAAACAATTCAGACCCCAACACTG CCTCACACTCCCAGGATTACACAGTGGAGAATCTCATCCGCATGGGCATGGCTGGCTTAATCCTGGTGGTCCTCGGAATTCTGCTATTTAAGCCTCAGTACAGCCACAGAAGCCTCCAAGATGCAGCCAGGAGGTga
- the LOC105496980 gene encoding leukocyte immunoglobulin-like receptor subfamily A member 3 isoform X2 produces the protein MTAMHRGLNHPQSRAVGGDAMTPILMVLICLGLSLGPRTHVQAGTLPKPTLWAEPESVISEGSPVTLRCQGSLQVQEYRLYREKKPASWVRWIRQELVKKGYFAIGFITSEHAGRYRCQYYSHSWWSEPSDPLELVVTGAYSKPTLSALPSPVVTSGGSVTLQCDSQLAFDGFILYQEGDEHPQRLNSQPRTHGSSRAVFSVGPVSPSRRWSYRCYGYDSRSPYVWSLPSDLLELLVPGVSKKPSLSVQPGPVVAPGEKLILQCGSDVGYDRFALYKEGERDFLQRPGQQPQAGLSQANFLLGPVRRSHGGQYRCSGAHNLSSEWSAPSDPLDILISGQIRGTPFLSVQPSPKVVSGENVTLLCQSSWQFHAFLLTQAGAADAHLHLRSMHKYPKYQAEFPMSPVTSAHAGTYRCYGSRSSNPYLLSVPSDPLELVVSGAADTLGLSQNNSDPNTASHSQDYTVENLIRMGMAGLILVVLGILLFKPQYSHRSLQDAARR, from the exons ATGACTGCCATG CACCGGGGGCTCAACCATCCGCAGAGCAGGGCAGTGGGAGGAGACGCCATGACCCCCATCCTCATGGTCCTGATCTGTCTCG GGCTGAGTCTGGGCCCCAGGACCCACGTGCAGGCAG GGACCCTTCCCAAGCCCACTCTCTGGGCTGAGCCAGAGTCTGTGATCAGCGAGGGGAGTCCTGTGACCCTCAGGTGTCAGGGGAGCCTTCAGGTTCAGGAGTATCGtctatatagagaaaaaaaaccaGCATCCTGGGTTAGATGGATACGACAAGAGCTTGTCAAGAAGGGCTATTTCGCCATTGGATTCATCACCTCGGAACACGCGGGGCGGTATCGCTGTCAGTATTACAGCCACAGTTGGTGGTCAGAGCCCAGTGACCCCCTGGAGCTGGTGGTGACAG GAGCCTACAGCAAACCCACCCTCtcagccctgcccagccctgtgGTGACGTCAGGAGGAAGCGTGACCCTCCAGTGTGACTCACAGCTGGCATTTGACGGCTTCATTCTGTATCAGGAAGGAGATGAACACCCACAACGCCTGAACTCTCAGCCCCGTACCCATGGGTCATCCCGGGCTGTCTTCTCCGTGGGCCCCGTGAGCCCGAGTCGCAGGTGGTCGTACCGGTGCTATGGTTATGACTCACGCTCTCCCTATGTGTGGTCTTTACCCAGTGATCTCCTGGAGCTCCTGGTCCCAG GTGTTTCTAAGAAGCCGTCACTGTCAGTGCAGCCGGGTCCTGTCGtggcccctggggagaagctgaTCCTCCAGTGTGGCTCTGATGTCGGCTACGACAGATTTGCTCTGTACAAGGAGGGGGAACGTGACTTCCTCCAGCGTCCTGGCCAGCAGCCCCAGGCTGGGCTCTCCCAGGCCAACTTCCTCCTGGGCCCTGTGAGGCGCTCCCACGGGGGCCAGTACAGATGCTCCGGTGCACACAACCTCTCCTCCGAGTGGTCGGCCCCCAGTGACCCCCTGGACATCCTGATCTCAG GACAGATCCGTGGCACACCCTTCCTGTCAGTGCAGCCGAGCCCCAAGGTGGTCTCAGGAGAGAACGTGACCCTGCTCTGTCAGTCCTCGTGGCAGTTCCACGCTTTCCTTCTGACCCAGGCGGGAGCAGCTGATGCCCACCTCCATCTAAGATCAATGCACAAATATCCCAAGTACCAGGCTGAATTTCCCATGAGTCCTGTGACCTCAGCCCACGCGGGGACCTACAGGTGCTACGGCTCACGCAGCTCCAACCCCTACCTGCTGTCTGTCCCCAGTGACCCCCTGGAGCTCGTGGTCTCAG GAGCAGCTGACACCCTCGGCCTGTCACAAAACAATTCAGACCCCAACACTG CCTCACACTCCCAGGATTACACAGTGGAGAATCTCATCCGCATGGGCATGGCTGGCTTAATCCTGGTGGTCCTCGGAATTCTGCTATTTAAGCCTCAGTACAGCCACAGAAGCCTCCAAGATGCAGCCAGGAGGTga